A portion of the Pectobacterium brasiliense genome contains these proteins:
- a CDS encoding PfkB family carbohydrate kinase produces the protein MKASELAAKLDGLTTRQPLTIIGAAVIDVIADAYALPYRGCDIELKQQSVNIGGCALNIAIALKRLGIAAQNALPVGQGVWADIIRHSLEKQNITTVVQTDSGDNGWCLALVEPDGERTFMSFSGVENQWSDSWLASLSVVSGSLVYLSGYQLAAPCGERLVSWLENLHNVTPFIDFGPRIADIPASLMARIMALHPVVSLNRQEADVAADLLGVSADVQTLGRAWQEAFRAPVIIRQDKAGAWYFDAASEGIVAPFPATVVDTIGAGDSHAGGTLAGLAAGWSLAEAVTLGNAVAAYVVSHRGGDCAPTLAELRARLLLTDENV, from the coding sequence ATGAAGGCCAGCGAACTTGCCGCAAAACTGGATGGGCTAACGACACGTCAACCGCTGACCATCATCGGGGCGGCGGTGATTGACGTGATTGCCGATGCTTACGCCCTGCCGTATCGCGGGTGTGATATCGAACTGAAGCAGCAAAGTGTGAATATTGGCGGCTGTGCCTTGAACATTGCCATCGCGCTTAAACGCCTTGGGATAGCCGCACAAAACGCTTTGCCCGTCGGGCAGGGCGTGTGGGCGGATATCATTCGTCATAGTCTGGAAAAGCAGAATATCACCACGGTGGTACAAACCGATTCGGGAGACAACGGCTGGTGTCTGGCGCTGGTTGAACCGGACGGTGAACGGACTTTTATGTCCTTCAGTGGGGTCGAGAACCAGTGGAGTGATAGTTGGCTGGCGTCGTTATCCGTCGTATCGGGGAGTTTGGTCTACCTTTCTGGCTATCAACTGGCGGCACCGTGCGGTGAACGTCTGGTGAGCTGGCTGGAAAATTTACATAACGTCACGCCATTCATCGATTTTGGCCCACGTATTGCCGATATACCGGCAAGCCTGATGGCTCGCATTATGGCGCTTCACCCTGTGGTTTCCCTTAATCGTCAGGAAGCGGATGTCGCGGCGGATCTGCTCGGCGTGTCGGCTGATGTACAAACGCTGGGGCGAGCCTGGCAGGAAGCATTCCGTGCACCGGTGATTATTCGTCAAGACAAAGCGGGAGCGTGGTATTTCGATGCGGCTTCTGAGGGCATCGTTGCCCCGTTCCCTGCAACAGTGGTGGATACTATCGGGGCGGGGGACAGCCACGCCGGCGGGACGCTGGCTGGTCTGGCCGCAGGGTGGTCGCTGGCTGAGGCTGTCACGTTGGGGAACGCCGTTGCGGCGTATGTCGTGAGTCACCGCGGCGGAGACTGTGCGCCGACGCTGGCTGAACTGCGTGCGCGGTTACTCCTCACAGACGAAAACGTATAG
- the ppnP gene encoding pyrimidine/purine nucleoside phosphorylase — MLNVNEYFAGKVKSIGFEGDSIGRASVGVMDAGEYTFGTGQPEEMTVITGALKVLLPGAPDWQVFTPGETFFVPGKSEFNLQVVEPTSYLCKYL; from the coding sequence ATGCTGAATGTAAATGAGTATTTTGCAGGGAAGGTCAAATCAATCGGTTTTGAAGGCGACAGCATTGGCCGCGCCAGTGTCGGCGTCATGGATGCGGGTGAATACACCTTTGGAACCGGGCAGCCGGAAGAAATGACGGTGATCACCGGCGCATTGAAAGTACTGCTGCCAGGCGCACCGGATTGGCAGGTTTTCACACCGGGAGAAACATTTTTCGTTCCGGGAAAAAGTGAGTTCAACTTACAGGTGGTCGAGCCTACCTCTTATCTGTGTAAGTACCTGTAA
- the aroL gene encoding shikimate kinase AroL, whose translation MTHPIFMVGARGCGKTTVGHQLAQALGYDFVDTDLFMQQTTNMTVADVVAQEGWHGFRQRESLALQQVTSNRCIIATGGGMVLAEANRRFMHDKGTVIYLHADAELLAQRLEENPQDNQRPTLTGRPIAEEMADVLAAREALYRGVAHHVIDASQTPEAIVASVLKVLRPSAA comes from the coding sequence ATGACACACCCCATTTTTATGGTTGGTGCCAGAGGCTGTGGGAAGACCACTGTTGGGCATCAACTGGCGCAGGCGTTAGGATATGACTTTGTCGATACCGACCTGTTTATGCAGCAGACCACCAATATGACGGTGGCTGATGTGGTTGCGCAGGAAGGATGGCATGGGTTCCGCCAGCGTGAAAGTCTGGCACTTCAGCAGGTGACGTCCAACCGCTGCATCATCGCGACAGGCGGCGGTATGGTGCTGGCGGAAGCCAATCGGCGCTTTATGCATGATAAAGGCACCGTCATTTATCTCCATGCGGATGCCGAACTGCTGGCCCAGCGGCTGGAAGAAAACCCGCAGGATAACCAGCGGCCGACGCTGACCGGTCGTCCTATCGCCGAGGAAATGGCTGATGTACTGGCCGCGCGCGAGGCGCTGTATCGCGGTGTCGCGCACCACGTCATCGATGCCTCACAAACGCCAGAAGCGATTGTGGCAAGCGTGTTGAAGGTACTGCGCCCGTCGGCAGCATAG
- a CDS encoding methyl-accepting chemotaxis protein, whose protein sequence is MLKTTRSRILAACSTIVVLSLIINTFLNYTIANNANKASIQNTLNAVATSHSIAISDWVASKTLMISALHDRVITDEDPIPLFKQIAASGGLLNVYMGYANGTAKFADSGGIPPDYNPTVRPWYQQAVKEGKPLVTAPYVDAVTNTLVVSFVTSVVEGGKVRGVVGSDVTMKSVIENVKAINPAKDSFGVLIERSGLIIAHPDEKLTLKNITDIAPGIDLKDILSADSARDVDFSGSTKLVVAKPIAGTNWFMLVALDKAEATAGMRSLLSTSVITLVVIALLGTLVIGFIIASALKRLLQIRDAMDDISNGNNDLTQRLPDEGHDEVAQIARSFNIFVDKISQVMMQIRDISASLQVAADEISAGNNDLSARTESAASSIQQTAASLEEISAAVTQSAGSAQQVNAKALLLSKDAGTGGKVVSDVIVTMEEIVVASGKIGDIIGVIDGIAFQTNILALNAAVEAARAGEQGRGFAVVAGEVRSLAQRSAQAAKEIKELIESTVSSVTSGSVQVRQASDTMNEIVGGVSTVSSVMSEITHAADEQMRGINEINKAVAQLDSMVQQNAALVQESAAASGALQSQAEELNAVVGAFRV, encoded by the coding sequence ATGCTGAAAACGACTCGTTCCCGCATCCTTGCGGCCTGTTCAACAATTGTTGTACTTTCACTTATTATCAATACCTTTCTTAATTACACCATCGCCAATAACGCTAATAAGGCATCGATCCAGAATACGCTGAATGCGGTAGCCACTAGCCATAGTATTGCTATTAGCGACTGGGTTGCTTCTAAAACGCTGATGATCTCTGCGTTGCACGACCGTGTCATAACCGATGAAGATCCGATTCCGCTGTTTAAACAGATTGCGGCATCCGGCGGACTCCTGAATGTGTACATGGGGTATGCCAATGGCACGGCCAAGTTTGCCGATTCTGGCGGTATTCCACCCGATTACAACCCTACTGTCCGGCCCTGGTATCAGCAGGCGGTGAAAGAGGGCAAACCGCTAGTGACTGCACCCTACGTTGATGCGGTGACGAATACGCTGGTGGTTTCTTTCGTTACTTCCGTGGTGGAAGGCGGAAAGGTCAGAGGCGTAGTCGGTAGCGACGTCACGATGAAAAGCGTGATTGAAAACGTCAAAGCGATTAATCCAGCCAAAGATAGCTTCGGTGTTCTCATCGAGCGCAGCGGTCTGATCATCGCTCACCCGGATGAAAAACTGACGCTGAAAAATATCACCGATATTGCCCCTGGGATTGATCTGAAAGACATTCTTTCAGCCGATAGCGCTCGTGATGTGGATTTTTCTGGCTCGACAAAGCTCGTGGTGGCAAAACCGATTGCTGGCACAAACTGGTTCATGCTGGTGGCGTTGGATAAAGCCGAAGCGACAGCGGGCATGCGTTCTCTGCTGTCTACCTCTGTCATCACGCTAGTCGTTATCGCGCTGCTGGGTACGCTGGTGATTGGTTTCATCATTGCGTCTGCGCTCAAGCGTCTGCTGCAAATTCGCGACGCAATGGATGATATCAGCAACGGTAATAACGATCTGACCCAGCGTCTGCCGGACGAAGGGCATGATGAAGTGGCGCAAATTGCCCGCTCGTTTAATATCTTTGTCGACAAGATCAGTCAGGTCATGATGCAGATTCGCGATATCAGCGCATCGCTTCAGGTGGCGGCGGATGAAATCTCGGCAGGGAACAACGATCTTTCTGCGCGTACTGAATCTGCGGCATCAAGTATTCAGCAAACCGCAGCCTCGCTGGAAGAAATTTCTGCGGCGGTCACACAGTCGGCAGGTTCTGCACAGCAGGTTAACGCGAAAGCACTGCTGCTGTCGAAAGATGCGGGTACGGGCGGAAAAGTGGTGTCCGATGTGATTGTCACGATGGAAGAGATCGTGGTCGCGTCTGGCAAAATCGGCGATATCATCGGCGTGATCGATGGCATTGCATTTCAGACCAACATTCTGGCGCTTAACGCCGCAGTAGAAGCAGCACGTGCGGGTGAACAGGGCCGTGGTTTCGCCGTGGTTGCCGGTGAAGTTCGTAGTCTGGCACAGCGCAGCGCGCAGGCTGCAAAAGAAATTAAAGAGCTGATTGAATCGACGGTTTCTAGCGTGACGTCTGGCTCTGTGCAGGTTCGTCAGGCTAGCGACACGATGAATGAAATTGTCGGCGGCGTCTCTACGGTGAGTTCGGTGATGTCTGAAATCACGCATGCGGCAGATGAGCAAATGCGTGGCATCAACGAGATCAACAAAGCGGTCGCGCAGTTGGATTCGATGGTGCAGCAAAACGCCGCGCTGGTGCAGGAATCTGCTGCTGCGTCGG
- a CDS encoding type II asparaginase, translating to MKRMFNALFVVVFVCFSSLANAAENLPNIVILATGGTIAGSAAANTQTTGYKAGALGVETLIQAVPELKTLANISGEQVASIGSENMTSDVLLKLSKRVNELLARSDVDGVVITHGTDTLDESPYFLNLTVKSDKPVVFAAAMRPATAISADGPMNLYGAVKVAADKNSRGRGVLVVLNDRIGSARFISKTNASTLDTFKAPEEGYLGVIIGDKVYYQTRLDKVHTTRSVFDVTNIDKLPAVDIIYGYQDDPEYMYDAAIKHGVKGIVYAGMGAGSVSKRGDAGIRKAESKGVVVVRSSRTGSGIVPPDAGQPGLVADSLSPAKSRILLMLALTKTTNPAVIQDYFHAY from the coding sequence ATGAAAAGGATGTTTAACGCATTATTCGTTGTTGTTTTTGTTTGTTTTTCGTCTCTGGCAAATGCGGCAGAAAACCTACCTAACATTGTCATTCTGGCAACGGGCGGGACGATTGCCGGTTCCGCTGCGGCCAATACGCAAACCACGGGGTATAAAGCGGGTGCGCTGGGCGTAGAGACGCTGATTCAAGCGGTGCCAGAGCTGAAAACGCTTGCCAATATTTCCGGTGAGCAGGTTGCCAGCATCGGCAGTGAAAATATGACCAGCGATGTTCTGCTGAAGCTGAGCAAGCGCGTGAACGAGCTGCTGGCTCGCAGCGATGTTGATGGCGTGGTGATTACACACGGTACGGATACACTCGACGAATCGCCTTACTTCCTTAACCTGACGGTGAAGAGTGACAAACCGGTGGTCTTTGCCGCCGCGATGCGTCCGGCAACGGCAATCAGTGCCGACGGCCCGATGAACCTGTACGGTGCGGTAAAAGTGGCAGCGGATAAAAACTCTCGCGGTCGCGGCGTGCTCGTCGTGCTGAACGACCGTATTGGCTCTGCTCGTTTCATCAGCAAAACCAACGCTTCTACGCTGGATACCTTTAAAGCGCCGGAAGAAGGCTATCTGGGCGTGATTATCGGTGACAAAGTTTACTACCAGACGCGTCTGGATAAAGTTCACACCACGCGTTCCGTATTTGACGTGACCAACATCGATAAACTGCCAGCCGTTGACATTATTTATGGCTATCAGGACGATCCAGAATACATGTATGACGCGGCCATCAAACACGGCGTAAAAGGCATTGTGTATGCGGGTATGGGCGCAGGTAGCGTATCTAAACGCGGCGATGCAGGTATCCGTAAAGCGGAAAGCAAAGGCGTTGTTGTTGTACGCTCCAGCCGTACCGGCAGCGGCATCGTACCACCGGATGCGGGTCAGCCGGGTCTGGTTGCTGATTCTCTGAGCCCAGCTAAATCACGCATTCTGCTGATGCTGGCGCTGACGAAAACGACGAATCCTGCGGTGATTCAGGATTATTTCCACGCATATTAA
- a CDS encoding nucleoside permease — MKTTAKLSFMMFVEWFIWGAWFVPLWLYLSKSGFTAGEIGWSYACTAIAAILSPILVGSLTDRFFAAQKVLAVLMFAGAILMYLAAQQTEFMYFFPLLLAYSLTYMPTIALTNSIAFSHVADVERDFPRIRVLGTIGWIASGIVCGFLPTWLGFSDISPTNIPLLITAASSALLGFFAFFLPNTPPKSTGKMDVKVMLGLDAIVLLKDKNFLVFFVCSFLFAMPLAFYYIFATGFLTEVGMKNATGWMTLGQFSEIFFMLALPFFTKRFGIKKVLLLGLITAAIRYVFFVYGDAYHYFTYALLFLGILLHGVSYDFYYVTAYIYVDKKAPVHMRTAAQGLITLCCQGFGSLLGYRLGGVMMEKLFAHGEPVNGLTFNWTGMWLFGAVMIAIIALIFILFFRESDKTISTIDVDGAKNKHFSTEESK; from the coding sequence ATGAAAACTACAGCAAAGCTGTCGTTCATGATGTTCGTTGAATGGTTTATCTGGGGAGCCTGGTTCGTTCCGCTTTGGCTGTATCTGAGCAAAAGCGGATTTACGGCGGGTGAAATCGGCTGGTCGTATGCCTGTACCGCAATTGCCGCGATTTTATCGCCGATTCTGGTGGGATCGCTCACCGATCGCTTCTTTGCCGCGCAAAAGGTGCTGGCAGTACTGATGTTCGCCGGAGCGATACTGATGTACCTGGCGGCGCAGCAAACGGAATTTATGTATTTCTTCCCGCTGCTGTTGGCCTATTCGTTGACCTACATGCCGACTATCGCACTGACTAACAGTATCGCTTTCTCGCATGTGGCCGATGTAGAACGGGATTTTCCTCGCATCCGGGTATTGGGAACCATTGGCTGGATCGCTTCCGGGATCGTCTGCGGCTTTCTGCCGACATGGCTTGGATTTAGCGATATTTCGCCCACCAATATTCCGCTGCTGATTACGGCTGCCAGCTCCGCGTTGCTCGGCTTCTTTGCGTTTTTCCTGCCCAATACGCCACCAAAAAGCACAGGCAAGATGGATGTTAAAGTCATGCTGGGGCTGGACGCGATTGTGTTGCTGAAAGACAAAAACTTTCTGGTGTTTTTTGTCTGCTCCTTCTTATTCGCGATGCCGCTGGCGTTTTATTACATTTTTGCCACAGGCTTCCTCACCGAAGTCGGCATGAAAAATGCCACTGGCTGGATGACGCTGGGCCAGTTCTCTGAAATTTTCTTTATGCTGGCGCTGCCGTTTTTCACCAAGCGTTTTGGTATTAAAAAGGTATTGTTGCTGGGGCTAATTACGGCGGCTATCCGCTATGTCTTCTTCGTCTACGGCGACGCTTACCACTACTTTACATATGCACTGCTGTTCCTCGGCATTCTGCTGCACGGCGTGAGTTACGATTTTTACTATGTGACCGCCTATATCTACGTTGATAAAAAAGCGCCGGTGCATATGCGTACGGCCGCGCAGGGGTTGATTACGCTCTGTTGTCAGGGCTTCGGCAGCCTGTTGGGATATCGTCTGGGTGGCGTGATGATGGAGAAACTTTTCGCCCACGGTGAACCGGTGAACGGCCTGACCTTTAACTGGACCGGCATGTGGCTGTTTGGTGCGGTGATGATCGCGATTATTGCGCTGATCTTTATCCTATTTTTCCGTGAATCGGATAAGACGATCTCGACCATTGATGTAGACGGTGCAAAAAACAAGCATTTCAGTACAGAGGAAAGCAAATGA
- a CDS encoding multidrug ABC transporter permease/ATP-binding protein encodes MELLRIVYQQYRWPFLAVILLSLLSAALGIGLIAFINLQLIETVNQSLSVLPQFLGLLLLLMGVTLVSQLALTTLGHHFVYRLRGQFIKRILDTNIARIEQIGSAQLLASLSSDIRNITIAFVRLPELIQGIVLTIGSAAYLAWLSPKMLVVTSVWIAITLWGGFMLVSRVYRHLTQVREAEDRLQKDYETVINGRKELMLNRERAQKLYEDIYQANAQDYRQNVIRADTFHLSAVNWSNIMMLGVIGAVFFMANNLGWADTNVAATYSLTLLFLRTPMLQAVGALPTLLSAQVAFNKLKRFDLADYQEPFSAAVAPADWHTLELRDVVFRYDDSGFEVGPINLVIKRGELVFLIGGNGSGKSTLAMLLTGLYIPVSGSLLLDNRPVTAETREDYQKLFSAIFTDFHLFGQMMGPHGTEPDTALVDSWLDRLNMRHKLTLENHQVMNLQLSQGQRKRVALLLAVAEQRDILLLDEWAADQDPQFRRVFYLELLPQLRALGKTIVAISHDDHYFEHADRLLEMHQGTLSELTGDAREQASQDAVAQISR; translated from the coding sequence ATGGAGTTGCTCCGCATTGTTTACCAGCAGTACCGTTGGCCATTTCTGGCCGTTATCCTGTTAAGTTTGTTGAGTGCCGCGCTGGGCATTGGGCTTATTGCCTTTATCAACCTGCAATTGATTGAAACGGTCAATCAGTCGTTGAGCGTATTGCCGCAATTTCTGGGTTTGCTGCTGCTCTTGATGGGCGTCACGCTGGTGTCGCAATTGGCGCTGACCACGCTGGGGCACCATTTTGTTTACCGCCTGCGTGGGCAATTTATCAAGCGTATTCTGGACACTAACATTGCCCGTATCGAACAGATCGGCAGTGCGCAGCTGCTTGCCAGCCTGTCCAGCGATATTCGCAATATCACAATTGCGTTTGTGCGTCTGCCGGAGCTGATTCAGGGCATTGTGCTTACCATCGGCTCGGCCGCTTATCTGGCCTGGCTCTCCCCTAAGATGCTGGTGGTGACGTCCGTTTGGATTGCGATAACGCTCTGGGGCGGCTTTATGCTGGTTTCCCGCGTATATCGCCACCTTACCCAGGTGCGGGAAGCGGAAGATCGTCTCCAGAAAGATTACGAAACCGTGATTAACGGGCGTAAAGAACTGATGCTCAACCGTGAACGGGCACAGAAGCTGTATGAAGATATTTATCAGGCCAATGCGCAGGATTACCGCCAGAACGTGATTCGTGCCGACACCTTCCACCTCAGCGCGGTGAACTGGTCGAACATTATGATGCTGGGCGTGATTGGCGCAGTCTTTTTCATGGCAAACAACCTCGGCTGGGCGGATACCAACGTGGCGGCGACGTACTCACTGACGCTGCTGTTTTTACGCACGCCAATGCTACAGGCCGTTGGCGCACTGCCGACGCTGCTGAGTGCGCAAGTCGCGTTTAATAAGTTGAAACGTTTCGATTTGGCAGATTATCAGGAACCGTTCTCCGCTGCGGTTGCCCCTGCCGACTGGCACACGCTGGAACTGCGTGATGTGGTGTTTCGCTATGACGATTCCGGCTTTGAAGTCGGGCCGATCAATCTGGTGATAAAACGTGGTGAACTGGTATTTCTGATTGGCGGGAACGGGAGTGGAAAATCGACGCTGGCGATGCTGCTGACGGGGCTCTATATCCCGGTTTCCGGCTCGCTGCTGCTGGATAACCGCCCCGTTACGGCGGAAACGCGCGAGGATTACCAAAAGCTATTTTCTGCCATCTTTACTGATTTCCACCTGTTCGGACAGATGATGGGGCCGCACGGAACGGAGCCGGATACGGCGCTGGTCGATAGCTGGCTGGATCGCCTGAACATGCGGCATAAGCTGACGCTGGAGAATCATCAGGTGATGAACTTACAGCTTTCTCAAGGGCAGCGTAAGCGCGTGGCGCTGCTGCTGGCCGTCGCCGAACAGCGGGACATCCTGCTGCTGGATGAATGGGCGGCCGATCAGGATCCGCAATTCCGCCGCGTGTTCTACCTTGAGCTGTTACCGCAGTTGCGCGCATTGGGGAAAACGATTGTGGCGATCAGCCATGACGATCACTACTTTGAACATGCCGATCGCCTGCTGGAAATGCATCAGGGAACACTGTCAGAACTGACGGGCGACGCGCGTGAACAGGCCTCGCAGGATGCCGTGGCGCAGATTAGCCGGTAA
- a CDS encoding GntR family transcriptional regulator — MEHAHTRLIEQLTQRFAATDNTPLYLKFAETVKNAVRSGTLEHGNILPGERDLSQLAGVSRITVRKAMQTLEEEGVVTRVRGYGTQINNIFEYSLKEARGFSQQVVLRGKKPNTLWVNKQIVKSSKEVAEQLAIAPDTPVFLLKRIRYVDEDAVSIEESYVPVDLIADADDIGVSLYDYFRSQNINPQRTRSRVSARMPDAEFQSHIQLDNKVPVLVIKQIALDPQNRPIEYSISYCRSDLYVFVCEE; from the coding sequence ATGGAACACGCGCATACTCGGTTAATAGAACAGCTTACGCAGCGCTTTGCGGCAACAGACAATACCCCACTCTACCTAAAATTTGCCGAAACGGTAAAAAATGCAGTGCGCAGCGGCACATTGGAACATGGCAATATTCTGCCGGGAGAGCGTGACCTGAGCCAGTTGGCTGGCGTGTCACGCATTACCGTGCGCAAAGCGATGCAGACGTTGGAAGAAGAAGGCGTGGTGACCCGCGTACGCGGCTACGGTACACAAATCAATAATATTTTCGAATATTCGTTGAAAGAGGCGCGTGGATTTTCACAGCAAGTCGTGCTGCGGGGCAAAAAGCCCAATACGCTGTGGGTGAACAAACAGATCGTAAAAAGCAGCAAGGAAGTGGCCGAGCAGTTGGCTATTGCGCCAGACACTCCCGTTTTTCTGTTAAAACGTATTCGCTATGTGGATGAGGACGCCGTTTCGATTGAAGAATCGTATGTTCCTGTTGATTTGATCGCTGACGCTGACGATATCGGCGTCTCGCTTTATGACTATTTTCGTAGCCAGAACATTAATCCGCAGCGTACCCGCAGCCGCGTCAGCGCCCGTATGCCCGATGCCGAGTTTCAGTCACACATCCAGCTTGATAATAAAGTACCGGTTCTGGTCATCAAGCAAATTGCGCTCGACCCACAGAACCGGCCCATTGAGTACAGCATCAGCTATTGTCGCAGCGATCTATACGTTTTCGTCTGTGAGGAGTAA
- a CDS encoding ADP-ribosylglycohydrolase family protein, with protein sequence MKQERILGALYGQALGDAMGMPSELWPRTRVKAHFGWIDRFLPGPAENNAACYFGRGEFTDDTSMALSLVDAIIECDGDINADAIGRHILKWAESFDAFNKNVLGPTSKIALKAIRQGTPVSELENNGVTNGAAMRASPLGCLLPAHDLDEFIDQVALASSPTHKSDLAIAGAVVVAWAISRAIDGASWQEIVDALPSVARHAQEKRITTFSASLAARLELALSIVRGANGTESASEQLYQLIGAGTSTIESVATAIAMVELAQTDPNRCAILCANLGGDTDTIGAMATAICGALHGVTAIDAALKQELDDINQLDFCRYASLLQQYRSAREV encoded by the coding sequence ATGAAACAAGAACGTATTCTCGGTGCCTTATACGGCCAGGCTTTAGGGGATGCGATGGGCATGCCATCGGAACTGTGGCCCCGAACGCGCGTGAAAGCGCATTTTGGCTGGATTGATCGCTTTTTACCCGGCCCGGCGGAGAATAATGCAGCGTGCTATTTTGGCCGTGGCGAGTTTACGGATGATACCTCGATGGCGCTGAGTCTGGTCGACGCCATCATTGAATGTGATGGCGACATCAATGCTGATGCGATTGGCCGCCACATCCTGAAATGGGCGGAATCGTTCGATGCATTTAATAAGAATGTACTCGGCCCGACCTCTAAAATTGCGTTGAAGGCGATTCGACAGGGCACTCCGGTCAGCGAACTGGAAAATAATGGCGTCACGAACGGCGCGGCGATGCGGGCGTCTCCGCTAGGCTGCCTGCTGCCTGCACACGATCTTGATGAATTTATCGATCAGGTGGCGCTGGCATCCAGTCCGACGCATAAATCCGATTTGGCAATTGCGGGAGCGGTCGTCGTTGCCTGGGCTATTTCCCGGGCGATCGACGGTGCCAGCTGGCAGGAGATTGTCGATGCGTTGCCGTCTGTGGCGCGCCACGCGCAGGAAAAGCGTATCACGACGTTTAGCGCCTCCCTTGCCGCGCGTCTGGAGCTGGCGCTGAGTATCGTGCGCGGTGCAAACGGTACGGAAAGTGCCAGCGAGCAGCTTTATCAACTGATTGGTGCGGGAACGAGCACCATTGAATCCGTTGCTACCGCCATCGCAATGGTGGAACTGGCACAGACCGATCCAAATCGCTGTGCGATTCTGTGCGCCAACCTCGGCGGGGATACCGACACTATAGGGGCGATGGCGACCGCAATATGCGGTGCGCTGCACGGGGTCACGGCGATTGATGCCGCGTTGAAGCAGGAGCTGGATGACATTAACCAGCTTGATTTTTGCCGTTATGCCAGCCTGCTCCAGCAATATCGCTCAGCACGGGAGGTGTGA